The genome window GGTCGCAGCGCCGGACGCCAGGGTGGTGCTGTTGCAAAACGGTCTCGACGTTGAAGACAGCCTGCGTGAACACCTGCCGCCGTCCCTGCACCTGCTGGGCGGCCTGTGCTATATCGGCGTGCATCGTGCCGCGCCCGGTGTCGTCGAGCATCAGGCCCTGGGCAGGGTCAACCTGGGCTATCACAGTGGCACGGCGGCCAATGATGAGGCGCGCCAGAAGGCGATTGTCGAGGAGGGCGCCGCGCTGTTTCACAAGGCCGGTATCGAGTCCCAGGCCATGGCCAGCGTACACTTGGCCCGCTGGCACAAGCTGGTGTGGAATGTGCCTTACAACGGCCTCTCCGTGTTACTGGGCACCGGCACTACCGCGATGATGGCGGATGAATCGAGCCGCGAACTCATCCAGGCATTGATGGCTGAAGTGGTCCAGGGCGCCCATGCCTGCGGTCATCACATCCCGGCCAGTTATGCCGAGCAGATGTTCGCCATGACCGAAACCATGGTTGACTACTTGCCGAGCATGTACCACGACCATGTGCACAAACGCCCGCTGGAGTTGGCGGCCATCTACGCACGGCCACTGGCCGCCGCCAAAGCGGCAGGTTGCGAATTGCCACGCATGGAAGCGCTTTACCAGGCGTTGAGTTTTATTGATCGGCACAACCGCTGATTCGGGGGCACACCATGGCAAAGGGATTGGGCGACAAGTTGGTGCTGGCGATTTCGTCGCGGGCGCTGTTCGACCTGAGCGACAGCCACAAGGTCTACTTGGCCGAAGGTGTGGAGGCTTACCGCAAATACCAGATCGAACACGAGGAAGAAACCCTGGAGCCCGGCGACGCGTTCCCACTGGTCAAGAAGTTGCTCAGTCTTAACGCCAGCCTGGGACGTGCGCGTGTCGAGGTCGTCCTGGTGTCGCGCAACAGTGCCGATACCGGCTTGCGAGTGTTCAATTCGATCCAGCATTACGGTCTGGATATTTCCCGCGCTGCTTTCGTCGGCGGGCGTAGTCCCTATCCTTATTTGGCTGCATTCGGTTGCCATCTGTTTCTTTCGACCCATGCTGAAGACGTGCGCAGCGCACTCGACGCCGGCTTTGCGGCAGCGACGATTCTGTCGGGCGGTGCGCGTCGGGCATCGAGTGAAGAACTGCGGATTGCGTTCGACGGCGATGCGGTGCTGTTTTCCGATGAGTCGGAGCGGGTGTACCAGGCCGGCGGGCTGGCAGCGTTCCAGGCCAGCGAGCGCGAGTCGGCGCGCCAGCCTCTGCACGGCGGCCCGTTCAAGGGTTTCCTGGCGGCGCTCAACCTGTTGCAGCGTGAGTTCGCGGATGATGCATGCCCGATCCGCACGGCGCTGGTGACGGCGCGTTCGGCGCCCTCCCATGAGCGCGTGATTCGCACCTTGCGTGAATGGGATATCCGTTTGGACGAGTCGCTGTTCCTCGGCGGCCTGGAGAAATCCGCCTTTCTGGAGGCGTTCGCCGCCGACGTGTTTTTCGATGACCAGGCCGGTCATTGTGAGAAAGCCCGGGAAGTGGTGGCCACCGGGCATGTGCCCCATGGCATCAGTAATGAGTTGAAAATCCACACCGAGCGCTAAGTCAGCCGAAGTCGTCAAGGCGCTGCTAAGCTCATTCAATCGCCGCCATCCTGGCAGTCCAGGAGGTTCTATGATTCGTTCGATGCTGTATGCCACGGACCTCGGTCTGTATGCGCCCTATGTGATGCAACACGCGCTGGCGCTGGCCCGAACGTTCAAGGCGGATTTGTATGTGATCCATGTGGTCGAGCCGATTGGGCTGTTCGCCGAATCGGTGTTGCAGAGCTACCTTGATGAGCAGGCCTTGAGTGAATGGCAGAGCCAGGGGCTTAACACGGTCATGGCGTCGATCGAGCAGCGGGTACTGGACAGTTTTCGCGAGGAGTTGGGGGACGGCGAGCAAGACTTGAAGTTGATTCAGTCGGTGCGGGTGATTCAGGGCGACCCGTGCGAAGTGATTCTCGACCAGCTGCGTAAACTTTCCGTCGACCTGTTGATCGTAGGTAGTCACAGCCATGCAACCGCCGCCGCCACACCGCTGGGGCGCACAGCGGCGAGGGTGCTGCAACTGGCGACAGTGCCGGTTTACATGGTGCCGTCGTTGCAGCGTCGGCGCAGTGATGACAGTTGATCGGTGAAAACGATAAAAAGTTCTAGATTTATCCGTCTGACCTTTAATATAGTTATATACCGTCGCTGATACCCGTGGCGTCTATTTGCTTTGAGGGACATCTATGAAGCTTCAACAACTGCGCTACATCTGGGAAGTGGCGCACCACGACCTCAACGTTTCCGCTACCGCTCAAAGCCTCTACACCTCGCAACCCGGTATCAGCAAGCAGATCCGCCTGCTCGAAGACGAGCTGGGCGTCGAAGTGTTCGCGCGCAGCGGCAAGCACCTGACCCGCGTCACCCCGGCTGGCGAGCGCATCATCACCACCGCCGGCGAGATCCTGCGTAAAGTCGAAAGCATCAAGCAGATTGCCCAGGAATTCTCCAACGAGAAGAAAGGCACCCTGTCGATCGCCACCACTCACACCCAGGCGCGTTATGCGTTGCCGCCGGTGATCCGCGATTTCATCAAGCAGTACCCCGACGTGGCCCTGCACATGCACCAGGGTTCGCCGATGCAGATCGCCGAGATGGCCGCTGATGGCACCGTTGACTTCGCCATTGCCACCGAAGCCCTGGAGCTGTTTGGTGACCTGGTGATGATGCCGTGCTACCGCTGGAACCGTTGCGTGGTCGTGCCCCAGGGGCACCCGCTGGCGAAGCTGCCGAAGCTGACCCTGGAAGCCCTGGCTGAATACCCGATCGTGACTTACGTGTTTGGCTTTACCGGCCGTTCCAAGCTCGACGAAGCCTTCAGCCACCGCGGCCTCACGCCGAAAGTAGTGTTCACCGCCGCCGACGCCGACGTGATCAAGACTTACGTGCGCCTCGGTCTGGGCGTCGGCATCGTCGCCAAGATGGCGGTTGACACCAACCTCGACAAAGACTTGGTAGTACTCGACGCCAGCGAGTTGTTTGAATCCAGTGTGACCAAGATCGGCTTCCGCCGTGGCACATTCCTGCGCGGTTTCATGTGCGATTTCATCGAGAAATTCGCCCCACATTTGACCCGCGAAGTCATGGCCAAGGCGATCCAGTGCCACAACAAGCAGGAACTGGAAGAGCTCTTCGACGGCGTGGAATTGCCCGTCCACTGAGTGGTTTATTTGGCCTCGGTAACCGTAAAGTGTTGCCGAGCGCCTGCCACCAGAATCTCCACCTCATCCCCTTCGAACTTGCCCAGCAGGCTTTTGCCCAGAGGTGAACGCGGGGTGATGACGGTTACCGGTTGCCCCACCACATCGACTTTCAAGCCGGCTGCATCCGGCGCCAGGAACAGCCACTGTTGGCGACCGTTTTCGTCTTCCAGGCCCAGTAGTGCACCGACTTCTATGCCGCGCTGATCATCGTAAGCACGCAGTTGCAGGGTGTGGCACAGCGTCAGCGCCTGCTTGATTTCCTCGACGCGCTTGGCCTGGCCAGCCGCCAGGTAGGAAGCTTCCAGCCCCAGGGTGTCGTACTTGTTTTCCGCAATGTTTTCTTCGTGGGTCGCGGTTTCGTAGGCGGTCTGCGCGGCGCGTTGGGCGATGTCGAGGTCGACGGAGAGCTTTTCCAGGACCAACTGGTGGACGGCGTGTTTATTCATGGCTGTGCTTGATCATTCGCAAAATTGCAGGACGTTCGCCTTGCTCTTTTCAGTGGGGGCGTTCTGGTCCTGCTGTAGCCAGAACTGGCATTTGGGGTTGGACAGGTTGCGCGCGTTGTTGCGCGCCTGGTCCAGGCTTTGCTGTTGTTCCTGCTTGCGCAGGTTCTCCTGGTACTGCTCAAACATGCGGTTCGGTGGCTCCGGCGCAACCACCGCAGGCTTGCCCAATTGCTGAACCGCCTGAGCAACCGGCGCCAGGGTTTGCACAAACACGTAGCGCGATGCCAGCCAGGCGGTCAGCCCAATGGCGATAAAGCCAAGCCACAGGCCAAAAGCCACAGCCATACTGAGCTTGAACAGCGATAACGGACGATCAGACATGATGGCCTCCTGGCAGGCATTGACGGCGTGACGGCGATTGTCGCACAGCCACTGTGCAGAATAATCGCGATCAAGCCTTCTGCATCCGCGCATTTATGCGGACAATCGAGCCTTTGATCGTTGGAGCCCGGAATGAAAGCCCGCTGGGATATTTTTTGCAGCGTCGTCGACAACTACGGCGACATCGGCGTGACCTGGCGCCTGGCCCGGCAATTGGTGGTGGAGCATCGCTGCGAAGTGCGTTTGTGGGTCGATGACCTGCGCGCCTTCGAGCGCATGTGCCCCGAGATTGATGTGCACCTGGACCAGCAATGGCAAGAGGGTGTGGAGGTTCGCCATTGGCCGGCGCAGTGGCACGACACGCCCTCTGCCGATGTGGTGATTGCCGCTTTCGCCTGCCAGCTGCCGGCCGATTATATGGAAGCCATGGCCACGCGGGAGCGCACGCCGTTGTGGATGAACCTGGATTACCTCAGCGCTGAAGACTGGGTGGTGGGGTGCCATCGCTTGCCGTCGGTGAAGTTCAAGGGCGTGCAGAAGTACTTCTTCTTCCCGGGCTTTCGTCCGGGCACGGGCGGGCTGTTACGCGAAGGCGGGTTATTGGAGCAGCGTCAGGCATTTCAGCAAGACGGCGCAGCACAACACCAATTCCTGCAGTCGATGGGCATCGTTCCGGTATCGGGTGCGCGGCTGATGTCGTTGTTTGCCTATGAAAATGCCGGGCTCGCCAGTTGGCTGGACGTATTGGCGACGGACGGGCGTGCCACTCATCTATTGGTTCCGGAAGGGCGCATCCTCGGCGACGTACAGCGTTGGCTCGGTGTGGAAGGGCTGGCGGTCGGGGATATCCATCAACGTGCTGCCCTGACCGTGCAGGTACTGCCGTTCGTACGGCAGGAGCAATATGACCGCCTGCTGTGGTGCTGCGACTTCAACGCCGTGCGCGGCGAAGACTCGTTCGTGCGTGCCCAATGGGCCGGGCGGCCGTTGCTCTGGCACATCTACCGCCAGGACGAAGACATCCATCTGGACAAGCTCGATGCTTTCCTGACGCTCTACACCGCCGCCTTATCGCCCGCCGCCAAGGTCGCTGTCGTGACCCTGTGGCAAGCCTGGAACGCTGATGGCGATATGACACAGGCGTGGAAAATGCTCATGGAACACTGGCCGGAGGTGCACCACCACGCGCAAACGTGGTGTCTGGAACAAGGCTTGCAGGCCGATCTTGCTACGGCGCTGGTACAGTTTTATGAAAGTTGGATATGATACGCCACCTTGATTTTTGTAAATCCCATCCAAATTTCGGATATACGCAATGAAAACTGGTAAAGAGCTGAAACCCGGTACCGTCATCAAGCTCGAAAACGACCCTTGGTTGGTTCAGAAAGCTGAGTTCACCAAGTCTGGTCGTAACAGCGCAATCATGAAGACCAAGCTGAAGAACCTGCTGACCGGCTACAAGACCGAGATCGTCTACAGCGCCGATGACAAACTGGAAGACGTGATCCTCGACCGCAAAGAAGCGACCCTGTCCTTCATCAGCGGCGACACCTACACGTTCATGGACACCACCGACTACACCATGTACGAGCTGAACGCTGAAGATATCGAAGCCGTTCTGCCGTTCATCGAAGAAGGTATGGAAGACGTCTGCGAAGCGATCTTCTTCGAAGACCGTCTGGTTTCCGTAGAGCTGCCGACCACCATCGTGCGTAAAGTTGCCTACACCGAAGGTTCCGCTCGCGGCGACACTTCGGGCAAGGTGATGAAGCCTGCCAAACTGGCTAACGGTACCGAGCTGCAAGTTGCTGATTTCATCGAAATCGACGACATGATCGAGATCGACACCCGTGAAGGTGGTTCGTACAAAGGTCGCGCCAAGAAGTAATTCTGGCTCCGCGATACAAAAAACCCGACCTGGCGTCGGGTTTTTTTATGGGCGTCTATTTATCAGACCGTCACGTGCAAACGCACATCGACGTTGCCACGGGTGGCGTTGGAGTACGGGCAGACTTGGTGGGCGGCATCGACCAGGCTTTGCGCGTCATCTTGGGCCAGGCCCGGCAGGCTCACGTGCAGGTCGATGTCCAGGCCGAAACCACCGGGGATTTGACCAATGCCGACGTGGGCGGTGATCGAAGCGTCATCCGGGATTTTGCGCTTGGTCTGGCTGGCGACAAACTTCAGGGCGCCGATAAAGCAGGCCGAGTAGCCGGCAGCAAACAGTTGTTCAGGGTTGGTGGCCTGGCCGCCGGCACCGCCCAGTTCTTTGGGGGTGGACAGTTTGACGTCGAGGATGTTGTCGCTGGAAACCGCACGACCATCACGGCCGCCGGTGGCGGTGGCTACTGCGGTATAGAGAGTTTGCATGGTGTCGTCCTCTTGGTTTGTTAGCGCTAAATATTTGCGCGCTAAGTAGTTGGTGAGGCAAATGTATAGCGCTAATGTTTAGCGCGCAAGATAAATTACAAAAAATTTTGCACGGGTTGACCCATTGGCACACGGCACAAATAAATGTGCGAGCAGGCAAGCCAACTCCCACAGGGGGGAGTTGGCGTTTGGTCTATCGCCTCAGACGTTAGCCTGCAGATTTCTGCGCAACGCAATCAAATCGCTTTGCAGCTTGCGCAACTGCTCCAGCTCCAGGCCGCTGGCGCCGAGGATGCAGTGCGGGATTCCCATGGCTTTGTCTTGCAATGCACGGCCGGTGGCGGTGAGCTCCACTACGACCACGCGCTCATCTTCACGGCTGCGGGTGCGGCTGAGCAGGCCTTCGGCTTCCAGGCGCTTGAGCAAGGGGGTCAGTGAGCCCGGATCGGTCAGCAAGCGACTGCTGATTTCGCCCACGGTCAAACCATCTTCTTCCCACAGCACCATCATGGCCAGGTACTGCGGATAGGTCAGGCCAAGGGCTTGCAGCAACGGCTTGTAGACCTTGGTCATCAGCAGCGAGGTGGAGTGCAGGGCGAAGCACAGCTGGTTGTCCAGCATCAATGCTTGGCAAGGGGCGGGGTTTTTGCTCATGGCGGTGCCTCGAAAAAGCGTGTCTGGGCTGGAATCTAGCGGGCAAATCTTTAATGCGCCAGATAATTCTGGCCGAGTGCTCAGACCAGGCCGCTTTGCAGTGCCAGATCC of Pseudomonas fluorescens contains these proteins:
- the earP gene encoding elongation factor P maturation arginine rhamnosyltransferase EarP, with translation MKARWDIFCSVVDNYGDIGVTWRLARQLVVEHRCEVRLWVDDLRAFERMCPEIDVHLDQQWQEGVEVRHWPAQWHDTPSADVVIAAFACQLPADYMEAMATRERTPLWMNLDYLSAEDWVVGCHRLPSVKFKGVQKYFFFPGFRPGTGGLLREGGLLEQRQAFQQDGAAQHQFLQSMGIVPVSGARLMSLFAYENAGLASWLDVLATDGRATHLLVPEGRILGDVQRWLGVEGLAVGDIHQRAALTVQVLPFVRQEQYDRLLWCCDFNAVRGEDSFVRAQWAGRPLLWHIYRQDEDIHLDKLDAFLTLYTAALSPAAKVAVVTLWQAWNADGDMTQAWKMLMEHWPEVHHHAQTWCLEQGLQADLATALVQFYESWI
- a CDS encoding GreA/GreB family elongation factor translates to MNKHAVHQLVLEKLSVDLDIAQRAAQTAYETATHEENIAENKYDTLGLEASYLAAGQAKRVEEIKQALTLCHTLQLRAYDDQRGIEVGALLGLEDENGRQQWLFLAPDAAGLKVDVVGQPVTVITPRSPLGKSLLGKFEGDEVEILVAGARQHFTVTEAK
- a CDS encoding universal stress protein, with product MIRSMLYATDLGLYAPYVMQHALALARTFKADLYVIHVVEPIGLFAESVLQSYLDEQALSEWQSQGLNTVMASIEQRVLDSFREELGDGEQDLKLIQSVRVIQGDPCEVILDQLRKLSVDLLIVGSHSHATAAATPLGRTAARVLQLATVPVYMVPSLQRRRSDDS
- a CDS encoding elongation factor P, producing MKTGKELKPGTVIKLENDPWLVQKAEFTKSGRNSAIMKTKLKNLLTGYKTEIVYSADDKLEDVILDRKEATLSFISGDTYTFMDTTDYTMYELNAEDIEAVLPFIEEGMEDVCEAIFFEDRLVSVELPTTIVRKVAYTEGSARGDTSGKVMKPAKLANGTELQVADFIEIDDMIEIDTREGGSYKGRAKK
- a CDS encoding putative 2-dehydropantoate 2-reductase, coding for MSAVAPESSPRIGIIGTGAIGGFYGLMLARAGFDVHFLLRSEYAAVSEHGLHLNSTLHGQLHLHPVQAYARAADMPACDWLLIGTKSTGNVDLAPTIAQVAAPDARVVLLQNGLDVEDSLREHLPPSLHLLGGLCYIGVHRAAPGVVEHQALGRVNLGYHSGTAANDEARQKAIVEEGAALFHKAGIESQAMASVHLARWHKLVWNVPYNGLSVLLGTGTTAMMADESSRELIQALMAEVVQGAHACGHHIPASYAEQMFAMTETMVDYLPSMYHDHVHKRPLELAAIYARPLAAAKAAGCELPRMEALYQALSFIDRHNR
- a CDS encoding 5'-nucleotidase, which codes for MAKGLGDKLVLAISSRALFDLSDSHKVYLAEGVEAYRKYQIEHEEETLEPGDAFPLVKKLLSLNASLGRARVEVVLVSRNSADTGLRVFNSIQHYGLDISRAAFVGGRSPYPYLAAFGCHLFLSTHAEDVRSALDAGFAAATILSGGARRASSEELRIAFDGDAVLFSDESERVYQAGGLAAFQASERESARQPLHGGPFKGFLAALNLLQREFADDACPIRTALVTARSAPSHERVIRTLREWDIRLDESLFLGGLEKSAFLEAFAADVFFDDQAGHCEKAREVVATGHVPHGISNELKIHTER
- a CDS encoding MarR family winged helix-turn-helix transcriptional regulator — translated: MSKNPAPCQALMLDNQLCFALHSTSLLMTKVYKPLLQALGLTYPQYLAMMVLWEEDGLTVGEISSRLLTDPGSLTPLLKRLEAEGLLSRTRSREDERVVVVELTATGRALQDKAMGIPHCILGASGLELEQLRKLQSDLIALRRNLQANV
- the cysB gene encoding HTH-type transcriptional regulator CysB; amino-acid sequence: MKLQQLRYIWEVAHHDLNVSATAQSLYTSQPGISKQIRLLEDELGVEVFARSGKHLTRVTPAGERIITTAGEILRKVESIKQIAQEFSNEKKGTLSIATTHTQARYALPPVIRDFIKQYPDVALHMHQGSPMQIAEMAADGTVDFAIATEALELFGDLVMMPCYRWNRCVVVPQGHPLAKLPKLTLEALAEYPIVTYVFGFTGRSKLDEAFSHRGLTPKVVFTAADADVIKTYVRLGLGVGIVAKMAVDTNLDKDLVVLDASELFESSVTKIGFRRGTFLRGFMCDFIEKFAPHLTREVMAKAIQCHNKQELEELFDGVELPVH
- a CDS encoding organic hydroperoxide resistance protein, translated to MQTLYTAVATATGGRDGRAVSSDNILDVKLSTPKELGGAGGQATNPEQLFAAGYSACFIGALKFVASQTKRKIPDDASITAHVGIGQIPGGFGLDIDLHVSLPGLAQDDAQSLVDAAHQVCPYSNATRGNVDVRLHVTV